tttcagcAACAATTAACGAAATgcacaaaattgatttttcaatacttttaaaaaaatgtcatatttgcAGAGACACCACTTGGAGACTACCACAGAGATTTCACTTGAATATTCAGAAGATTCAATACAAAGATGTGTAATTTCATATTCTATTCGTTTTTATGATTCttaggaattttttattcactctatgtgaaaatatttacatttgataATACAATTGAACAACAGATTCAAGCTTTAGGCAAATActaatggaatatttaaaatattcatgatTTCTTCTTTGCTAACGTCTATGGCAAACAAGTTTTACGAAACATAATTTTCTTGCTGCGTAATCAGAATTCTTCagacacaaaaataattttattcaattttttatttgtcaattaatgattaatgtgcctgttattctataaaaaattacttttttctacactattaaaaattagaaaatataaattttgatttcatcAAAGTTTTTTCAACGAAAAGTTTTTCAACGTTCAAGTTTTATCAAAGTGTTAGAATTGATTTATCTGCTCATGAATAGAATCAACGAATGCAGATACGTTtatcaatttctttctttaattattttaaaatattttataattattattcacagAAATACTTGGACGATAGATACGCGATCACGCTCTTCGCGAACATTGCTCGCAGAGACGGAGAACGTCACTGGGATGTAGGTGAAGGTCCTGAGAGTCCATCCGCGTCTCGAGAGTTAGGTGCACCACCACGACGATTCCTCCTTAAATTGACCAGCCGGCTGAGCAACCGGGTTACTTCGGTGTACATCGTCGGACAGTCGACGTCTTTCTCGAATCTACATGGTAGCCGCgcgtttatttattgttaaatcttCGTTTCGTCGCGAGTAAAGCGTGCTCCGAGTCATCAAGTGAGAGATCAAAGCAGTGCAATATCGATTAAAAGTTTCAACTGATTAGACTTCAACTTGATAGAATCCGTCCAAGCGACGATATATTATAGCTTTGAAGAAACGTGAAGAAGAGAGGAAGTAATCTTCGAAGGagaaaaaacaagaaaaagtaAGCTGAATATTATAtcgagtattaattattaatctattttaaataaggaatatttttttatcaaaaattctcTATATACGCGACTACAATAACAAGTATAAACAAATTTGgataagtaatattattatagatcaggattttcagatatgtgtaaataaaaaaaaatgttcattatataaaattttttcaagtcaCGAGAGCTCGTTCTGTTCGTTTAACAGATGAACGATAGAATCTATTTAATGCGCGCGATTGAAGGAAAGACACGTGAAGGCAGAACGGAAAAGGAGAAAGCGGACATCGGAAAGCCCGAGAGCGAGAAACCGGAACTATTAAATTGATCGGTTAATCGAAAGATTGAGTTAAAACTTCTACAAGGCGCAACTGAGAGCTTTTTCTCTCGCGGATAGATTTATCCTCGTTACATCCATCTGCAAAAGTGTTCGGCGAACATGAGCGGTAAAAGTGGATCAACGTAACCCGTTCATCGAGTTCCCGCAATAATTTCCCCGCGATAGCGTTACTTTTTCCACTGCCAGAGATTTTTTGCAACGACGTGCTTCGGATAAACGGTGatattgtgttttataaattgcaaacgacataattgatttaaaatagaaattgctGCAATCGCTTTCGAACATGAAAGTTTAGCACTTATCATGTACGAAAACTAGTATCGCAGAAATTTATCGATAGTTCGAGATCGCAATACCATTCTCTTGGTgtgcagaaataatattacgcTCGCGTGCGTTTACGGTATTGCGCTTTGGGTGTCGCGATAGAAAGTTGGTTCCGTGCTTGGTGAATATAGCACGCCGCGAAATGTGTGTGTTCTCGTTGCGCAGCGGCGAGGCCCCTTCGTATACTACTTCCTCTCAATGTCTCACTTTCATTCTGGGAGTTGCTTGAGCGTTGTATGTTTGTGTGGAATTATAAGAATTGAATAAGATTGTGATTGATAGATCCTTTACGCAAAGATTTCAATCGCAACGCAATAATATAGTACGCTTTCgacattgatattaattaacgttgaCACATGCTTAACcgattttccattttattcgtaaaagtgaaaattaatAGGAaagtgattaatattaataattattgggaGTGGCCACTGAATAATcgagtttttttatataaatgatagagtgagaatttttatgctatttatttgaaaattgtttgcgtgacaataaaataatagaaggaTTATTTTTTAGTCACGTCACGTTACATGCGCGCcaattatattcttaatgattaaaattgttactAACTCTTTTTTAGCAGATGAAATGTCAAAATACAACAATCGCTTACAATGCAAACCGTGTAAGCGTAACGAGAGAATAATTGGCATTGCAGAAAAGAAGACAAttgaaattcaatattttcgagCGATCGACATAACATGCTCTTTTTGAGAATGGATTTCGAATGCTGAACTTTACAAGTATGAAAATCTTTACGAgaatggaaattaattttattaaagttaaatataaaaaacattacgtGTAGGTTTTCTTAAGACGCATCAAATAATCAAAGAAGAAATGTTATCGTGATCTTAGGCGAGTTTAGTTCTCAATCTTCTttgttatgtttatataattctttgcaCGAACACGCGCTAATAATATCTCGGTGCTCTGTCTGAAGTGCTTTCTCTTTACGCTCCATATCATATTAGCGACTGCTAAGCGAACAAAACGGAGTAGTTCGATCAAGATTActaattcaattttctttcattttaatcctgtatttttcagatttttaacGACAACTATATTCTCTTTACTTTTTCTATCAATGTTAAAGTCTGCAATGATTAATGCTTCAATTTTCCAGAATGAAAAAGGcgataataatactaattaaatCCTGAATTGCGATAATACAATGCTCTTTTTCCGCTGAGCCACTTGTTCAAGTGTCAGCTAATTTGATCGACGTGATATTTTCAAGTATTACGTTGACGCTATTTTTCAAGAGATATACGAAGTATCGGGATAACGTTGTTCAATCGAGACACAGGATCCATCGGGATAGGATGTCAAGCTCGAATTACTTTTCAGACAATGGTGACGGAAGGACAGCAGAAACATGACGAGTACAAGAGCACGCTGGAGGCGAACGCGCTGGAAACGGCCAGACTGGAGCTCCGCGAGGACGACAGCACGAGGGAGCAGGCGTTGGAGCAATTTCGACACTGGATCCAGAAACATCCCGCGATCAAGAAGTGCAGAACGGACTCGCTGTTCCTGCTGAGGTTTCTCAGAACGAAGAAATTCAGTCTGCCGATGGCGCAAGAGATGCTCGAACGCTATCTCACCATCAGGCAACTCTATCCCGAGTGGTTCCAGAAGCTCGACATCGAAGACCCGGATCTCGAGGCCATCATCGACAACGGCTATCTGGTGCCTTTGCCGAAACGAGACCAGCAAGGTCGAAAAGTGATACTGTCCTGCGCAGGTAACGATTGCAGAAATACAAAAGTCTAAAGATCAATTGCAAACTCGGCCACGACGTGAAATGATTGAGATTCAAAGCGACACGTTGCCTTTCGCTTATTTCGAAATCCAAACCCTTCATTACCCTtgactgaaaaattttaatcacacGTTCGATTATCGAGTCTAAGGTATTTTTGTTGCAAGCGATGCAATTCTCCGAACGTGTCAATTATTTACTCTACTTTCCCGGTTTTAAGGACGCTTCGATCCTTGCAAATTCTCGTCGATACACATGGCACGGATCCACAGCATGGTGCTGGAGTCCCTGATGGACGATGAGGAAAATCAGATTCACGGCTACATACATCTCAACGACGAGTCGGGATTGACCATGAGCCATCTTAGCGCATGGTCCTTCACGGACATTCGCAATATGTTGAGATGCATACAAAACAGCACTCCTGTACGTCACAAGGAGACGCACTTCATCAGTATTCCCGGCAGCGTGGCGAAGATCATTGAATTCGCTATCTCGCTGCTGAACGACAAGCTTAAATCGCGCGTTATGGTAAATATACTGCAAATTATCAGCTTCGTCTGTAAATTTACACACGATTAGCGAATCATGCTTATAAATGTTGGCAGATGCACAAAGACTTGCAAGAATTGAGAGAGGCGATGGATCCGAAGATATTGCCGAAGGAATACGGAGGGGAAGTTCCGCTTTCGGAAATGATTGGTACGGTAATTTCCGCTCATCTTTTGTAactctctccctttctttctcttgaaTATAGCGTACGATATAGATAGGCAAAAGACGTTATAAAAAATGgtttgaaatattcttaaCTTTCTTTCTTGAAGgtagaatttcttttctcattacacaaatacatttttccaTTAACTTTGGCCTTTTTCTATCTGCTAcatcgatattattttattttaaacttttattttgctcTTTATGTTGTTGCATAAcgtatgtacaatttttagccgaatttaaaaataatctaaagcAGAAGAGAGATGAACTTTTGGCTCTCGACGATATGCACATCGAAATTTCATCAAAAGATTGCCACGCGGCTAGCAACGAAGAATTTGGCGGAATATGCGGTTCGTTCCGAAAGTTAGAAGTCGACTAAAGgtattccattttttatcttgcaattttatattacgagTAGACAATTAACTTTAACAGTTATTTTCGTGTGATCGTATCAACGAGTAGTTATTTTGCCAAAAACTGAAACATTTTGTATCTTTAGCGAAATAGTCATTTATactatagaaatattaattcatatcgtaaatatgttaaatgaGTATGCAAATGTTTTATGGAATTTCACCGATGATTTTGATCAACTAGTTTCGATTTTTAAGTATTCATAGCTGTTTCTCTCTAGATATTATAGTTACAAcataaaggaaaaatataaatctaattaattatcgtagtgcattaattaatgttgGTAATAATCTGTaagagaatttataatttgatataataatacgtTAAAAAGCGTTGTGAATAACTTTATCtgttaatttataagatatacTTTGATATGTTATACTTATTGCATAAGTCTTGTAACAGTTGAAGTTTAGTAGTACGAATTAATAATCATTCCGCTGGTGGTACCAAGTTACCTATGATCTATAAGTCACTATTTTAACTGTGTTAAGATAAATTGTGACCTGTCACACGTTCCTCGCTGCCGTTGCAATAGGACGCACAGTTTTAATTAGCATGCACTCGTGATTGCATCGTTTTAATTAACTGATGCTTTATATAGCGAGTTAAGGAACAAAGCTGTTAGATAAGCGTAAACAGATATTAGAATttgttgatttataaatataatcatgattatttttgtgattatttAGTTATTGTTATGCTAGTTTGTGAATTGTGATGCTGATCGTATCTCCATTGTCATGTGTATTTAACATGTATTGCGCACGATATGTGTCTGTGTGATTATGACTTAAtttagtttaatattaaaagattatgtacaatattaacaCGCGATAGACAATCATATTTCAAGTTAAGAACCTTTGTGGTGgatatttaaacttataactccaatatattttacataatttttataattttattagcttGAAGAAAGAATCAACAGCAGTTTTATAGACTGTTTCCTAAATTTATAGAGATATTATACAaatggaaagaaatattttatctttggttattaaaaaatattctttcaaacaaaatttgtcaaaattataaattgttttattgcaatatataattttttgctaaagaataatggatttttttcaaacatagAAGAAATGAATTGCACTCCATGTGTCAACACATATCCATTGTGACACGTAATTCAATACTAAATCATATCCATTCTATAATGTTACTTTCTAATCATTCACGCTTGTAGATGCGCcagaatttttaaaacgttAACAATAGAGGATCTCGCATGTAAGTAAACTAACcacttttctttatatacacatgtacattttattgatCCTCATTTTCAACGTttatcaattgttttaaaaactcAGTGCTTGGCGGC
This genomic window from Linepithema humile isolate Giens D197 chromosome 5, Lhum_UNIL_v1.0, whole genome shotgun sequence contains:
- the LOC105673118 gene encoding clavesin-1 isoform X1 → MVTEGQQKHDEYKSTLEANALETARLELREDDSTREQALEQFRHWIQKHPAIKKCRTDSLFLLRFLRTKKFSLPMAQEMLERYLTIRQLYPEWFQKLDIEDPDLEAIIDNGYLVPLPKRDQQGRKVILSCAGRFDPCKFSSIHMARIHSMVLESLMDDEENQIHGYIHLNDESGLTMSHLSAWSFTDIRNMLRCIQNSTPVRHKETHFISIPGSVAKIIEFAISLLNDKLKSRVMMHKDLQELREAMDPKILPKEYGGEVPLSEMIAEFKNNLKQKRDELLALDDMHIEISSKDCHAASNEEFGGICGSFRKLEVD